The Pseudomonas sp. Marseille-Q3773 DNA window ATGCTTGAAACGCCTGCCGGATGGGAGTACCGTCTGCGCCTTACAAGGTAGCTCTCACAGTTGCCGGACAGTTGCCTGGCAGGTGTTCTTGTCCTACAACTCAAGTAGAGCGTGACCATAGAGAATTCCCGTAGCTGGCCGTCTGCCTTGCCGACACCGCTGCACCAACCCAATCGGCGCCGTTCGCCCACATGCAGAAAACCAGTGCAACGCTGCTGATCATCGATGACGACGACGTGGTCCGTGCGAGCCTCGCCGCCTATCTTGAAGACAGTGGTTTCAGCGTCCTCCAGGCCGGTAATGGCCAGCAGGGGCTTCAGGTCTTCGAAGAACACCAGCCCGACCTCGTGATCTGCGATCTGCGCATGCCGCAGATGGGCGGCCTCGAGCTGATTCGCCAGGTCAGCGAGCGCGCGCCGCAGTTGCCGGTGATCGTGGTGTCCGGGGCTGGTGTCATGAGCGATGCGGTAGAGGCGTTGCGCCTGGGCGCGGCCGACTACCTGATCAAGCCGCTGGAAGACCTGGCCGTGCTCGAGCACTCGGTGCGCCGGGCCCTCGACCGTTCGCACCTGGTGCTGGAAAACCAGCGCTACCGCGACAAGCTCGAAGCCGCCAACCGTGAACTGGAGGCCAGCCTGCACTTGCTGCAGGAGGACCAGACCGCCGGTCGCCAGGTGCAGATGAACATGCTGCCGGAAAGCCCCTGGGTGGCCGGCGAGTTCGCTTTCGAGCACCAGATCATCCCGTCGCTGTACCTGTCGGGTGACTTTGCCGATTACTTCCGGGTGGACGAGCGGCGCATCGCCTTCTACCTGGCCGATGTCTCCGGGCATGGCGCGTCGTCGGCGTTCGTCACCGTGCTGCTGAAGTTCATGACCACGCGGCTGTTGTTCGAATTCAAGCGCAGCGGCAAGATGCGCGAGTTCAAGCCGTCGCAGGTGCTCAGCCACATCAACCGTGGGCTGATCAACTGCAAGCTGGGCAAGCACGTGACCATGGTCGGTGGGGTGATCGACGAGGACACCGGCCTGCTGACCTACGCGGTAGGCGGCCATCTGCCGCTGCCGGTGCTGCATACCCCTGAGCATACCCGCTACCTGGAAGGCCGCGGCCTGCCGGTGGGGTTGTTCGACGAGGCTGTGTACCAGGATCTGGTCGTGGAACTGCCGCCGCGCTTCAGCCTCAGCCTGATGTCCGACGGCATTCTGGACCTTTTGCCGGGTGACACGCTCAAAGATAAAGAAACCGCCCTGCCGGAAATCGTCAGGGCAGCAGGTGGCAGCCTGGATGGGCTACGTCAACGTTTTGGATTGGCTACGCTTGGGGAGATGCCGGATGATATCGCCCTATTGGTGTTGAGCAGGAACCTTCAATGAGTACCGGTAGAATCCAGTTCGCCGAGCAGAGCGGTACCTTTGTACTGAAATTCGTCGGTGAAGTGCGTCTGACCTTGTGTTCGGCGCTGGATGCGACGATCGAGAAGATTTTCACGGCGTTGAACTTCTCGGCGATTGTCATCGACCTGACTGAAACCGAGAGCATCGACAGCACCACCCTGGGCCTGCTGGCCAAGCTGTCGATCCTGTCGCGGCAGAAAGTGGGCCTGCTGCCGACCGTGGTCACCACCAACCCGGACATTTCCCGGCTGTTGCAGTCGATGGGCTTCGATCAGGTGTTCAACATCGTCGATCGTCCGATTCCGTGCCCGGAGTGCCTGACCGACCTGCCGTCGCAGGACCAGAATGAGGACGTGGTGCGTTCCAAGGTGCTGGAGGCACACAAGATCCTCATGGGCCTGAACGACTCCAACCGCGAAGCCTTCCACGACCTGGTCAGTGCGCTGGAGCGTACCTGATCGTGAGCCTGCGTCAGCCACTTCGCGGCTAGACCCGCTCCCACAGCTACACGTTGCCTGCTGACTTACAGAGATTCCCTGTGGGAGCGGGCGTGCCCGCGAAAGGGCGGGCACAGGCAACACGGTTACTATGCCTGGCTATGTTCTGCCAATAAACTCGGTCGCCTCACCCCCATCCGCATCCAGCTGGTAGACCCGTGCCGGCCGCCCCTGTTCATCGAAGAACACCTGCCCCAGGCCCGCGCCATTCCACAACCGCTCGCCGGCCTTGCTACGGCTGGGCGTACGCGGCACCACCTCCATCTCGCGGCGCTTGGTAAACCAGTTGAGTGGCGAGCGCGGCGCATACAGCCAGCGGTTGAGCCGGTCGAGCACGTCGAGCAGGCGCCGGGGGAACTCGTTCTTGATCCCGCTGCTGGTGACCTGCCACAAATGCGGGCTGCGCTGGCGGTGGCGGATCAGCACTTCATAAACGAACGAGTAATGCACGTCCCCGGACAACACCACGTAATGCCCCGGCGTGCGCGAATGCCTGAAGATGTTGAGAATGACCTGCGCGGCACCGCGATGAGCCATCCAGTTCTCGGCATCCACCAGCAGCGGGTAGCCCAGCCAGCTGAATACCTTCTGCACCGTCTCGATCAGCTTCACGCCGAAGATCGGCGCCGGCGACACGATGATTGCCGACGGGTGGTCCAGCAGTGCCTGTTGCAGCTCGCTAAGCGCTTCCCAGTCCAGCAGGCCGGACGGTTTGGCCAGGCTGCTCTCGCTGCGCCAGCGGCGGGTGCGGGTGTCCAGCACCAGCAAGGGCGGGGAGCTGGGCAGGCTGAACTGCCAGCCTTGGAAGCGCAGCAGTTCGCCGATCAGCTCATCCTGGGGCTGGCTGCCCAGCGCCTGGCATTGGCCGATCAGCGCTTGGCAAGCATCCGGGTCGTTACCCCAGGCCTGGCACAACAGGTAGCCGAGCAGGGCGTTGCCGATGATCCGC harbors:
- a CDS encoding SpoIIE family protein phosphatase → MQKTSATLLIIDDDDVVRASLAAYLEDSGFSVLQAGNGQQGLQVFEEHQPDLVICDLRMPQMGGLELIRQVSERAPQLPVIVVSGAGVMSDAVEALRLGAADYLIKPLEDLAVLEHSVRRALDRSHLVLENQRYRDKLEAANRELEASLHLLQEDQTAGRQVQMNMLPESPWVAGEFAFEHQIIPSLYLSGDFADYFRVDERRIAFYLADVSGHGASSAFVTVLLKFMTTRLLFEFKRSGKMREFKPSQVLSHINRGLINCKLGKHVTMVGGVIDEDTGLLTYAVGGHLPLPVLHTPEHTRYLEGRGLPVGLFDEAVYQDLVVELPPRFSLSLMSDGILDLLPGDTLKDKETALPEIVRAAGGSLDGLRQRFGLATLGEMPDDIALLVLSRNLQ
- a CDS encoding STAS domain-containing protein, with amino-acid sequence MSTGRIQFAEQSGTFVLKFVGEVRLTLCSALDATIEKIFTALNFSAIVIDLTETESIDSTTLGLLAKLSILSRQKVGLLPTVVTTNPDISRLLQSMGFDQVFNIVDRPIPCPECLTDLPSQDQNEDVVRSKVLEAHKILMGLNDSNREAFHDLVSALERT